Within the Mobula birostris isolate sMobBir1 chromosome 31, sMobBir1.hap1, whole genome shotgun sequence genome, the region TGGTATATCTACCACACCATTCAGCTGACTTTGACTAGTTTCAGCCATTAGTAAATAGAAATGCCCAATTTCTGAATCCATTCAAGTAATACATAGATTTCACAGTAGGCTGTGCTATACATTAAACCAAAATATCTGAAAACACACCGGTCACAGGATATGATTTGGTCAACAGaatatgagattctgcagatgctacaaaTCTTCAGCTTCACttgtcctgatgatgggtcttggcccaaaatgtcaactgtttattcccctccagcggtactgcctgacctgctgggttcctccagaattttgtgtgtgttgcatatgaTTTGATAACTTCCCATAATCACTTccagaagggaaaaaaaaactagaGACATCTTTTTAAAGGAGAAACACAGCAGCGTAATGGAGAAGAGGTGTGGCACTGGGTGGAAATCTGTTTCAAAGTACCAGCGCAGGCAGAATGCGTTCTCTGCCATCTGTGTGTTACACATTTCAATGAAACAGCAGCAGCAACGAACTAAATTCCCCCAGTTGTTAAGTTAATATCAGAAATGCATACACTGATTACAATCTATTCAAAATGCTTTTATAGCTTGCGACAAACAATTGGTCATAAAACAAATTACAACAAACTTGATTAATTAATGAACACACAACTTTTTTTTAGTGGAGATGATTCAAAGTGTAATATTAGGCAGGTTTCCCTTTTCTTTATCGAAACACTCATCCTATTTCTTTACAATGTCCACTTTGATCCTGACAAAGTTCCATACAAATCCATCATCTGATCAATGAGCTTGTGTGTATGTTGGCATCATATTCTCCAGCAACACGTAAATGAGCTAAATGAGTGTAGCTGGTTGTGGGTAATCTTAGAAACTTCATCCTCGAAACCTGAGGGATCAGTCATCATAGGCCCAATGGAAGAGAGATAAGATATTACAAGTAATTTCATACAGCACATAATCGCCACATTTCTTCCTGAGGAAATATGAAAAAATTTCTCGGATAACTGGCTGAGCTTCATATATTCCCTGTTGACTCCATTTGAACGTGCTCAATGGTGTTGCAGACTGAATATATTTGAGGTTCAACAGCTTGTTGGATTTCTTGCTTTGGATGCAATGAATGCTTTGTCCCTGATCTGAATAATCTGATATTGTGAGAAATAAGAGCTTTCTTCAAAGTTTCTTTAAACATTGAACTTGAGAAGTAGTAAATAACTGGATCCAGCACACTGTTGAAATAGGTTATGCACAGTGTATTGTAGAATATCTGAGCACAGACGTCAAATAACTCACAGTCTTTTAAATTGCTTGAAATTAAAACGGTGATTACAGCAATATTGCTGGGTAGGAAGCAGATGAGAAACACTACCGCCACAACTATCACAAGCCTCATAGCTCGTTCATATTTAACCTTCATTTCAGATTTCATCTGCTTTAGCCTCCAGATAATACAGCATGTGGAGAACAGGATCACTGAAGCCGGTAAAATAAACttgaaaacaataaaaataatatcAGTCCAAAATGCTGTGGGGCTTAGAGACTGAGTTATGCTAGATGGCTCACAGTTAGTTACATTGTGATGTGTGAAGGTACGAGGTTCTACCAGAAAGTGCACACAAATCAACATTGTTAGAAATCAGAGAACGAGTGATACCTTCACTGCAGTCCTTGTACAGATCTTGTTCATGTTATGGTGAGGATGGATCACTTTGAAATAGCGATTAAGTGCCATAACTGTAAGGAAAACAACACTTTCTGTCCGGTTCAGAAACATCAGGAATATCTTCAGACGACACACAACATCACCAAAAATCCAGTTCTTCCCACGTATGTAGTAATCGGCTCGAAATGGCAGACAGCAGATCAGCAGAGTGTCGGCAATCGCCAGACTCAGTGAATAAACAGTGTTCGGTCTCCAGGATTTTACGTGAAAACAGAAAATCCACAAGGCAATCGTATTTCCAATTAATCCAAAGATAAATGTTAAAATAAGTATCGGTGGATTGTAGGCTGAATAAATGTCCTCCACTAAAGGGCACAAATGTGTTTCATTACCCATCGTGGAGAGAGTTGCAAATGTTGCAAGAGGAGTGGGAGAAAGCAAAAGGACACAGTCTATTAAAGAGTATTTCCACAACGTGTCATAGTTAATGGGTGTAGCTAAAACAAACCCAGAACATTCAGGAGGTTTTTTTTATCTGAAGTTAGTGGTTATATGGTCACGTGGTTGCTGATTGCGAACCGGAACCAACAGCTCCTTACTAAACTCATCCATTTGCAAAATGAATTCCTACAAATTCTGCATATTGTACAGAATTTCAGAGTTATCATAATGGAAGTGAGGCAAGTTGAGTGTTACAGCAGCAGCCTAGAAGGTAAACTGCTTAGATGGTTTTCAGGACTTTACAAAtagagtggcatgcaaaagtttgggcaccccggtcaaaatttctgttactgtgaatagctaagccagtgaaagatgaactgatttccaaaaggcataaagttaaagatgacacatttctttgatattttaaacaagaaaacttttttattcctatattttacagtttcaaaataacaaaaaaggaaaagggcccaaagcaaaagtttgggcaccctgcacggtCCGTACTTATTAACACCCAATTTTGGCAGGTATAACAgattgtaaacgctttctgtagccagccaagagTCTTTCAAtgtttgtttgggggattttcgcccattattccttgcaaaaggcttctatttctgtgagattcttaggccgtcttgcatgcactgctcttctgaggtctatccactgattctcgatgatgtttaggtcaggggactgtgagggccacggcaaaagcttcagcttgcgcctcttgaggtagtccattgtggattttgaggtgtgtttaggattattattctgttgtagaagccatcctcttttcatgttcagcttttttacagacggtgtgatgtttgcttccagaatttgctggtatttaattgaattcattcttccctctaccactaagtgttccctgtgccactggctgcaacacaaacccaaagcatgatcgatccacccccgtgcttaacagttggagagatgttcttttcatgagattctgcacccttttttctccaaacatacctttgctcattgtggccaaaaagttctattttaacttcatcagtccacaggacttgtttccaaaatgcatcaggcttgtttcaatgttcctttgaactttttgaatagagCTTTTTAgctgcaatgagcaaaagtatgtttggagaaaaagcggtgcagaatttcatgaaaagaacccctctccaactgttaagcacgggggtggatcgatcatgctttaggcttgtgttgcagccagtggcaaggggaacatttcactggcagggggaagaatgaattcaattaaataccagcaaattctggaatcatacatcacaccgtctgtaaaaaagccgaagatgaaaagaggatggcttctacaacaggataatgatcctaaacacacctcaaaatccacaatggactacctcaagaggcacaagctgaaggttttgccatggccctcacagtcccctgacctaaaccaTATCGAGAAGCtgtagatagacctcaaaagagcagtgcatgcaagaccacccaagaatctcacagaactagaagccttttgcaaggaagaatgggcaaatatcacccaaacaagaattgaaggactcttagctggttacagaaagcgtttacaagctgcgatacttgccaaagggggtgttactaagtagcgaccatgcagggtgcccaaaatgttgcttcgggcccttttcattTCTTGTTCTTTTGAAACagtaaaagatggaaatgaaaaagttttcttgcttaaaatattaaaagaaaTATATCATATTTAactttataccttttggaaatcagctcatcttttacttgcttagctgttcgcagtaacagaaattttgactggggtgcccaaacttttgcatgccactgtaagccTGAAATGACATCTGCAATTTGCCTCTCTGCTAAGGACAAACAGGAAGTGACAACGCTTTAAGGGGAACAGTTAAACAATAAACAAAAGGAGCAAGAGTAGGTTATGCAGCCCAATGTGCCTGTTCTGCTTTCAGTGAAATCATTATGGACTGTTTCTTCAGTGCTCCGTTCCTAGGAATGGGGTTAGGCCTGCTTCAGTATGTCTTCAGGTCACGACTGATTGGTTTGTAAACTTTCTTCCGGTATTCCTGTCTAACTGCAGCAGCATTTCAAACACGTTTTATACTTCTCTGCATTAAAGTTACCCAAAAGCTCAGCTTTCAACAGACTTTGAGGAAGGGAGTTCAAAGATTCATGGGCTTGAAAATGGTTGCACCATTTTGTCTTAAGTAGAGAAAATCTTAATTTTAAAAAGTTATCTCTAGTTCTGGATTCTCATAATGAAGAGATGTCCCTTCCACAGTCATCCTGTCAAGACCACGTGAGCTCTTATCTTTTTAATCAATTCACCTTAtccttttctaaactccagcagataCATTCCGGGTCTTCCAAACTCTCCTTATAAGATAATCATCACATTTCAAGTCTAATATACTCTCTCGGAAACACTTCCAAAACCTTCAAATAAGAAGATTCGCATTATACTCCATCCTCCCGATATGATCTCAACAGCTGCCCATATCAATGAAGTATGATCTCGCAATATTTGTGTTCAATTTCCTTGGCAAAAAGAGAGTGACATTGTGACATTCCCTTGATTACTTCTTGTACATTCATTTAAGCCTTTAGCAAATCTGCAAAATCCGCCAACACCTTTAATGTGCTCACTCATTCCTTGGTCCACAGAGAGAGGATTACTTGAAGGCAAGACTTCATTACTATCTCCATGCTCAAGTTTACCATGATTCCCACCTGCCTGTTTGTCTTGGAGACACGGACAACCTACAGGAGGCACTTCAAAGTACTGAAGAAGAAGCATCAATGTGGTTTCCATAAAAATCCTCTGAATCCTGCACAGAATACTATTGGTAAACCGATGTGTTCGCCTCACCTGGACAACTTCACCAGCAATGAAGTTCTCATCACATTTAGACTTCACCGGTGAGTTAGCCATATCTGTTCCATGCCAGTCTCCCAAAATAGGCAACATTATTTTGATGGGTTTCTTTCAATTCTGCTCAACTTTGTTTCAAACCTGTAATCATTTTTTAAATATTGTGAAGAGTAGAAACATCTAAATGTTCTAgttcaccccaccccccccctccccactccacattccaaaTTCAGAGGTTAGGGTTAAAGAGttctgggcatgttatgttggcagcAGAAGCATGGAGAAACTTGTGGACTGTCCCCAGCACCTCGCAAACGATGACACAGACAAtgagtttcactgtatgtttcaatgtactgatggacatgtaacaaataaagcgaTCTTTATCTTTATTTTTTTACTTGCTACACAGAGAGTACAAACAGCTTGGTAAACTTAGAGACATTGGCAAACTTTTCGATCTAGATAAACTACTGTGCAACTGGGTATTGGGTTTCTTAACTAACAGACCACAGGTAGTCAGGAGGCACATCgccattcatctcctccttcccCATTAACCTCAGGACCAGTGCACCCACCCCGAGCTGTGTGTTAAGCCCACTGCTGACACTCTGCTCAAACATGACTTCAAGGCTCAACATCCGGGTGATCACATTGTCAAGATCACTGctgacatgacagtggtgggtTTCATAAACCAGTGATGATGAAATGGCCTACAGAGAGCAGGTGGAAGAGCTCGTGGTCTGGTGCCAAgtaaataacctctccctcaatatctaCAATACAAAGGAGttgattatcgacttcaggagaactcgcaccatGCACACACGTCTGTGGCACAGCAGTGAAACTGCGAgcggtttcaaactcctgggagtgcccATCTTGCACAAACTCTCATGCTGTAAAATTGAACATATGACAATAGTATTATTGGTATTCAGTTGTACGGACAGTTCCAGACAGAGGATtatccagcactgcaaactttgACACAATGGCCTTGGTATATCTACCACACCATTCAGCTGTCTTTGACTAGTTTCAGCTATCAGTAAATAAAAATGCCCAGTTTCTGAATCCATGCAAATAATATAGATTTCACAGTAGGCTCTGCTGCACCTTACTCCAAAATATCTGAAAACACACCAGTCACAGGATATGATTTGGTCAACAGaatatgagattctgcagatgctacaaaTCTTGAGCTTCACTTCTtctgatgatgggtcttggcccaaatatCAACTGATTATTCCCCCCgccccatagatactgcctgacctgctgagttcctccagaattttgtgtatgttgcataTGATTTGATAACTTCCCAAGATCACTTccagaagggaaaaaaaaaactagagACATCTTTTTAAAGGAGAAACACAGCAGCGTAATGGAGAAGAGGTGTGGCACTGGTTGGAAATCTGTTTCAAAGTACCAGCGCAGGCAGAATGCGTTCTCTGCCATCTGTGTGTTACACATTTCAATGAAACAGCAGCAGCAACGAACTAAATTCCCCCAGTTGTTAAGTTAATATCAGAAATGCATACACTGATTACAATCTATTGAAAATGCTTTTATAGCTTGCAACAAACAATTGGTTATAAAACAAATTACAACAAACTTGATTAATTAATGAACACACAACTTTTTTTAGTGGAGATGATTCAAAGTGTAATATTAGGCAGGTTTCCCTTTTCTTTATCGAAACACTCATCCTATTTCTTTACAATGTCCACTTTGATCCTGACAAAGTTCCACAGAAATCCATCATGTGATCAATGAGCTTGTGTGTATGTTGGCATCATATTCTCTAGCAACACGTAAATGAGCTAAATGAGTGTAGCTGGTTGTGGGTAATCTTAGAAACTTCATCCTCGAAACCTGAGGGATCAGTCATCATAGTCCCAATGAAAgagagataggataaatgcaagtaaTTTCATACAGCACATAATTGCCACATTTGTTCCTGAGGAAATATGAAAAAATTACGCAGATAACTGGCTGAGCTTCATATATTCCCTGTTGACTCCGTTTGAAAGTGATCAAAGGTGTTGCAGACTGAATATCTTTCAGGTTCAACAGCTTTTTGGATTTCTTGCTTTGGATGCAATGATTGCTTTGTCCCTGATCTGAATAATCTGATATTATGAGAAATAAGAGTTTTCTTCAAAGTTTCTTTAAATGATGAACTTGAGAAGTAGTAAATAACTGGGTCCAGCACGCTGTTCAAATAGGTTATGCACAACAGCAATATTGGTGGGTAGGAAGCAGCTGACAAATGCTGCTGCCACAGCTATCACAAGCCTCATAACTCTTTCATGTTTAACCCTCATTTCAGATTTCACCTGCTTTAGCCTCCAGATAATACAGCACGTGGAGAACAGGATCACTGAAATCGGTAAAATAAACctgaaaacaataaaaataatactaGTCCAAAATGCTGTGGGGCTTAGAGGCTGAGTTATGCTAAATGGCTCACAGTTAGTTAAATTGTTATGTGTGAAAGTATGAGGTTCTATCAGAATGTGCAAACAAATCAACATTGTTAGAAACCAGAGAACGAGTGATACCTTCACTGCAGTCCTTGTACAGATCTTGTTCACTTTATGGTGAGGGTGGATCACTTTGAAATAGCGATCAAGTGCCATAACTGTAAGGAAAACAACGCTCTCTGTCCGGTTCAGAAACATCAGGTATATCTTCAGACGACACACAACATCACCAAAAATCCAGTTCTTCCCACGTATGTAGTAATCGGCTCGAAATGGCAGACAGCAGATCAGCAGAGTGTCGGCAATCGCCAGGCACAGTGAATAGACGGTGTTTGGTCTCCAGGATTTAACGTGAAAACAGAAGATCCACAAGGCAATCATATTTCCAGTTAATCCAAAGATAAATGTTAAAATAAGTATCGGTGGATTGTAGGCTGAATAAATGTCCTCCACTAAAGGGCACAAATGAGTTTCGTTACCCATCGTGGAGAGAGTTGCAAATGTTGCAAGAGGAGTGGGAGAAAGCAAAAGGACACAGTCCATTAAAGGGTATTTCCACAACGTGTCATAGTTTATGTGTGTAGCTAAAGCAACTCCAGAATATTCCGGAGGTTTTTAATCTGAATTTAGTGGTTATTTGGTCCAGTGGTTGCTGATTGCGAACTGGAACCAAGAGCTCCTTACTAAACTCATCCATT harbors:
- the LOC140190780 gene encoding LOW QUALITY PROTEIN: hydroxycarboxylic acid receptor 2-like (The sequence of the model RefSeq protein was modified relative to this genomic sequence to represent the inferred CDS: substituted 1 base at 1 genomic stop codon), encoding MGNETHLCPLVEDIYSAYNPPILILTFIFGLIGNTIALWIFCFHVKSWRPNTVYSLSLAIADTLLICCLPFRADYYIRGKNWIFGDVVCRLKIFLMFLNRTESVVFLTVMALNRYFKVIHPHHNMNKICTRTAVKVSLVLXFLTMLICVHFLVEPRTFTHHNVTNCEPSSITQSLSPTAFWTDIIFIVFKFILPASVILFSTCCIIWRLKQMKSEMKVKYERAMRLVIVVAVVFLICFLPSNIAVITVLISSNLKDCELFDVCAQIFYNTLCITYFNSVLDPVIYYFSSSMFKETLKKALISHNIRLFRSGTKHSLHPKQEIQQAVEPQIYSVCNTIEHVQMESTGNI